From Draconibacterium halophilum, one genomic window encodes:
- a CDS encoding glucosamine-6-phosphate isomerase: MTINFTKVEEAFFEETNSKEISTKIPYITTESFPKLGLLSALSFLEWASINPTGVVSLPTGKTAQYFLDFTHLLLNNWDNKKGKDFLEKYGLADVNKPDLSELSFVQMGEFFPINPEQHNSLYNYAQKQYIDGLGFNKDKALLINSQEIELAEGKHYSEIFPDFKIDLSLRYREAKTHQEQLQKESIFKIDNWCTAYENKIREKGGIGFFLSGIGPDGLIAFNTRGSDHFSSTRLTETNFETQAITAADLGGIEVSKNRLVITIGLGTLTFNPENKAIVYAAGEAIADTIKASLESEPSVTYPATALHKLKNARFYLTEGAAVALEDSIESYYTCTPWNHQKTERAVIELCKKINKFGSKLDLEDLKADKYCSMIPDLNENTVQSVIDSILAKLQKGMEKEVDQVYYHTGPHHDDIMLGIMPSTNRQSRDASNELHFSVATSGFTAVTNTFLYDLLVDTKDLMDQGKIEMIDFPDFFKDGYKYKWDKDIYHYLDNIAAQDEEEKRRGVCHRVIRALVSIWGINNEEELRETIFEIHTSLKNTYDGGKNPSKIQKLKGMIREFEEELVWAHYGIMVKNVHHLRLGFYSGESNYEKDILPILEDFRKYKPTVISLAMDPQGSGPDTHYKVLMAIAKAVEDWSKEEDLSELRIVGYRNVWFKYNPWDVEVIVPVSLNSLATLGKSFSECYITQVNASFPSYQLDGKFSDLTQRVWFDQHKQIQLLLGKNFFYQNDSPLLRATHGVIYHRELTVEQFLEEAQKLGKAMENIL, translated from the coding sequence ATGACAATCAATTTTACAAAGGTTGAAGAAGCATTTTTCGAAGAAACAAACTCAAAAGAAATTTCGACCAAAATTCCGTATATCACCACCGAAAGTTTTCCAAAACTGGGGTTGCTTTCAGCGTTAAGCTTTTTAGAGTGGGCAAGTATAAACCCGACTGGTGTAGTAAGTTTACCAACAGGAAAAACGGCACAATATTTTCTTGATTTTACACACCTTTTACTCAATAACTGGGACAACAAGAAAGGAAAAGACTTTTTGGAAAAATATGGTTTGGCCGATGTAAATAAGCCCGATCTGAGCGAACTCTCTTTTGTACAAATGGGCGAATTTTTCCCCATTAACCCGGAACAACATAACAGCCTTTACAACTATGCACAAAAACAATATATCGATGGTTTAGGCTTTAATAAAGATAAAGCTCTGCTCATCAATTCACAAGAAATTGAACTGGCAGAAGGCAAACACTATTCCGAGATTTTCCCTGATTTTAAGATCGACCTGTCCTTGCGTTATCGCGAAGCAAAAACGCACCAGGAGCAATTGCAAAAAGAGTCGATTTTCAAAATCGATAACTGGTGTACGGCCTACGAAAATAAGATCCGCGAAAAAGGAGGAATCGGCTTTTTCTTGAGCGGTATTGGCCCCGATGGACTGATCGCTTTTAATACCCGCGGATCTGATCATTTCTCATCAACACGTTTAACCGAAACGAACTTTGAAACGCAAGCCATAACCGCAGCTGATTTGGGTGGAATTGAGGTATCGAAAAACCGACTGGTAATTACTATTGGTTTGGGCACACTTACTTTCAATCCTGAAAATAAAGCAATTGTTTATGCTGCAGGAGAAGCCATTGCCGATACTATAAAAGCTTCGTTAGAAAGCGAACCGAGTGTGACTTATCCGGCGACAGCTCTTCATAAATTGAAGAATGCCCGTTTTTACCTTACAGAAGGTGCAGCGGTTGCACTTGAAGACAGCATTGAGAGCTATTACACTTGCACACCGTGGAACCACCAGAAAACAGAAAGAGCGGTAATTGAGCTCTGCAAAAAAATAAACAAATTTGGCTCTAAACTGGATTTGGAAGACCTAAAAGCTGATAAATACTGCAGTATGATTCCTGATTTGAACGAAAACACGGTTCAGTCGGTAATCGATTCCATTTTAGCAAAACTGCAAAAAGGGATGGAAAAAGAGGTGGACCAGGTGTATTACCATACCGGCCCGCACCACGACGATATTATGCTTGGCATTATGCCATCTACCAATCGCCAGTCGCGCGATGCCAGTAACGAGCTTCATTTTTCGGTAGCTACATCAGGTTTTACTGCGGTTACAAACACATTTCTATACGATCTTCTGGTTGATACGAAAGACCTGATGGACCAGGGGAAAATTGAGATGATTGACTTCCCCGACTTTTTTAAAGACGGGTATAAATACAAGTGGGACAAAGATATTTACCACTACCTCGACAACATTGCGGCGCAGGATGAAGAAGAAAAACGTCGCGGAGTTTGCCACCGCGTTATACGTGCATTGGTTTCCATTTGGGGAATTAACAACGAGGAAGAACTTCGTGAGACCATTTTTGAAATCCATACCAGTTTGAAAAATACCTATGACGGTGGAAAAAATCCATCAAAAATTCAGAAGCTGAAAGGTATGATCCGCGAGTTTGAAGAGGAACTGGTTTGGGCGCACTACGGCATTATGGTGAAAAATGTTCATCACTTGCGATTGGGCTTTTACTCGGGCGAATCGAACTACGAAAAAGACATCCTTCCAATTTTGGAAGACTTTAGAAAATACAAACCAACTGTAATTAGTCTGGCTATGGATCCGCAGGGAAGCGGCCCTGATACGCACTATAAAGTGTTGATGGCAATTGCAAAAGCCGTTGAGGACTGGAGCAAAGAAGAAGACCTGAGCGAACTGCGAATTGTTGGTTACCGTAATGTATGGTTTAAATACAACCCGTGGGATGTGGAGGTGATCGTTCCGGTTTCGCTTAACTCGCTGGCAACACTGGGCAAGTCGTTTTCGGAGTGTTACATTACTCAAGTCAATGCTTCGTTCCCGAGTTACCAGCTCGATGGAAAATTCAGCGATCTGACACAACGCGTTTGGTTCGATCAGCATAAACAAATACAGCTGCTGCTGGGTAAAAACTTTTTCTACCAAAACGATTCGCCGCTGTTACGCGCCACACATGGTGTAATTTACCACCGCGAATTAACTGTTGAGCAATTCCTTGAAGAAGCCCAGAAACTGGGAAAAGCAATGGAAAATATACTTTAA
- a CDS encoding outer membrane lipoprotein-sorting protein, with amino-acid sequence MKRTFLLAALMLFALISTQAQSLDKVLDSYYKANGLDKIADVKTFDIEAKVSVMGMEMPMHIRVKNPDKFRVDMEMMGQKTTSAFDGENGWMINPMMGAGVQDLEGAQLKQAMGQADMEGALYNYKAKGSNIEMLGKVDADGAEAYKLKLTDKDGAVQTYYINADDYMISKVESKAEAMGQSMDIVTKMVEYKDVKGIKMASKMEIEMPMGKQSVVMEEIKIDEPIDDTIFEKPAK; translated from the coding sequence ATGAAACGTACCTTTTTATTAGCCGCCTTAATGCTTTTTGCATTAATCAGCACACAAGCACAATCACTCGACAAAGTATTGGATAGTTACTACAAAGCCAACGGCCTGGATAAAATTGCCGATGTAAAAACATTCGATATTGAAGCAAAAGTTAGCGTAATGGGAATGGAAATGCCCATGCACATTAGAGTGAAAAACCCTGACAAGTTTAGGGTGGATATGGAAATGATGGGACAAAAAACCACAAGCGCTTTTGATGGCGAAAATGGATGGATGATTAACCCAATGATGGGAGCCGGTGTTCAGGATCTTGAAGGCGCCCAGTTAAAACAAGCAATGGGGCAGGCCGATATGGAAGGTGCCCTTTACAACTACAAAGCAAAAGGCAGTAACATTGAAATGCTGGGTAAAGTTGATGCTGATGGAGCAGAAGCTTACAAATTAAAACTTACGGATAAGGATGGCGCCGTTCAAACGTATTACATTAATGCTGACGACTATATGATCTCAAAAGTTGAATCGAAAGCTGAAGCCATGGGACAATCCATGGATATTGTAACTAAAATGGTAGAGTACAAAGACGTAAAAGGAATTAAGATGGCCAGTAAAATGGAAATTGAAATGCCAATGGGCAAACAGTCGGTGGTTATGGAAGAAATTAAAATTGATGAGCCAATTGACGATACTATTTTTGAAAAACCTGCAAAATAA
- a CDS encoding OmpH family outer membrane protein encodes MKIKFLLSAIVVLFLATTVNAQQTLKIGHVNIQELVQKHPLMDSIQTIIEQEAKDMQEIYEEMISEHEAAIQKFEAESEGYSDFVKETRQNDILEQSQKIQTYNQTAQQQLQNRNMELIQPVYKQINQEISNLAGAQNFTYVLDVSAGNVAYISPESKDLTPLVLEAIKGK; translated from the coding sequence ATGAAAATAAAATTCCTTTTATCCGCAATCGTTGTTCTGTTTTTGGCCACTACAGTTAATGCACAACAAACCTTAAAAATTGGCCACGTTAATATTCAGGAACTGGTTCAAAAACATCCGTTAATGGATAGTATTCAAACCATAATTGAGCAGGAAGCAAAAGATATGCAAGAGATTTACGAGGAAATGATTTCAGAACACGAAGCTGCCATTCAAAAGTTTGAAGCAGAAAGTGAAGGTTATTCTGATTTTGTGAAAGAAACCCGGCAAAACGATATTTTGGAACAATCGCAAAAGATCCAAACCTACAACCAAACGGCACAACAGCAGTTGCAAAACCGGAATATGGAGCTTATTCAGCCGGTATACAAGCAAATTAACCAAGAGATTAGCAACCTGGCCGGAGCTCAAAATTTCACCTATGTGCTTGATGTTAGTGCAGGAAACGTGGCTTATATTTCGCCCGAAAGTAAAGATCTAACGCCTTTGGTTTTGGAGGCAATAAAAGGAAAATAA
- a CDS encoding Sb-PDE family phosphodiesterase, whose product MIKRLGFIIVLLIVCSEFLSAQTRRIINIPDIDGYKTLKCDLHMHTVFSDGTVWPTVRVEEAWKEGLDAISITDHIEYRPHSIDVVADHNRSYDLAKPLANQSDILLIKGTEITRSMPPGHLNALFITNANLLELEDVQAAIKEARDQGAFIMWNHPCWDAQQPDSVLWWKEHSYFFENDMLHGIEVYNWEFCPEAMDWANEKNLTMLGNSDVHGPMDVSDGHRPLTLVFAKNRSISGIKEALFNRRTAVYFDNIIAGRSEFLEPLFFESLEYSKTPLKLKNKESKVVNITNNSDVDYELELVQPGVGFDAPESITLKAHHVSALSLSGNSDEIADTGNLNVYYQVKNMLTGVDDKLVVTFTFRNN is encoded by the coding sequence ATGATAAAAAGATTAGGGTTTATAATTGTATTGCTAATTGTATGCAGCGAGTTTTTGAGCGCACAGACACGACGAATAATCAATATTCCGGATATTGATGGTTACAAAACATTGAAATGCGATTTGCACATGCACACCGTTTTTTCTGATGGTACTGTTTGGCCAACTGTTAGGGTTGAAGAGGCCTGGAAAGAAGGATTGGATGCCATTTCCATTACCGATCATATTGAATACCGTCCACATTCGATTGATGTTGTAGCCGATCATAACCGTTCGTACGATTTGGCAAAACCATTGGCCAATCAGTCGGATATTTTATTGATTAAAGGAACTGAAATTACGCGTAGTATGCCGCCGGGCCATTTAAATGCTTTATTTATTACAAATGCCAATTTGCTTGAACTGGAAGACGTGCAGGCCGCAATAAAAGAAGCGCGCGACCAGGGAGCTTTTATCATGTGGAATCACCCGTGCTGGGATGCACAGCAACCCGACTCGGTATTGTGGTGGAAAGAACATTCCTATTTTTTCGAGAATGATATGTTACACGGTATTGAGGTTTATAACTGGGAGTTTTGCCCGGAAGCCATGGACTGGGCTAACGAAAAAAACTTAACCATGCTGGGGAATTCTGATGTGCACGGGCCAATGGATGTAAGTGACGGACACCGCCCACTTACCCTTGTTTTTGCAAAAAACCGATCGATTAGCGGAATAAAAGAGGCCTTGTTCAACAGGCGAACTGCCGTTTATTTTGACAACATTATTGCCGGTCGTTCTGAATTTTTAGAGCCACTTTTTTTCGAGTCGTTGGAATACAGTAAAACACCTTTGAAGTTGAAAAATAAAGAATCAAAAGTGGTAAATATTACCAATAACTCAGATGTAGATTACGAACTGGAGCTGGTTCAGCCAGGCGTAGGTTTTGATGCTCCGGAAAGTATTACACTGAAAGCGCATCATGTTTCGGCTCTGAGTTTAAGTGGAAATTCTGATGAGATTGCAGATACAGGTAACCTGAATGTTTATTACCAGGTAAAAAATATGCTTACCGGTGTTGACGACAAGCTTGTGGTAACCTTCACTTTCCGAAACAATTAG
- the nagB gene encoding glucosamine-6-phosphate deaminase, with protein MKLVIHNNYDELSIWAANHIAEKINDFKPSAEKPFVLGLPTGSTPLGTYKTLIDLYNQGKVSFKNVVTFNMDEYVGIAEDHPESYHCFMFDNFFNHIDIQKENINILDGNAADLDAECERYEAKIESYGGIELFMGGMGADGHLAFNIPGSSIQSRTRLVDLNYDTIVANSRFFDNDLNQVPKQALTVGVQTVLDSKEVLVLVNGYKKARALQNVVENGINHMWTLSAMQMHPNGIIVCDEDATMELKVGTVKYFKESV; from the coding sequence ATGAAACTAGTTATTCATAACAACTACGACGAATTGAGCATTTGGGCTGCAAATCATATTGCCGAAAAAATTAATGATTTTAAGCCATCGGCAGAAAAACCGTTTGTGCTGGGGTTACCAACCGGATCAACACCACTTGGCACTTACAAAACACTGATCGACTTATACAACCAAGGGAAAGTATCATTTAAAAATGTGGTAACTTTTAACATGGACGAGTACGTAGGTATTGCCGAAGATCATCCGGAAAGCTACCACTGTTTTATGTTCGATAACTTTTTTAACCACATCGATATTCAGAAAGAAAATATCAATATTCTTGACGGAAATGCAGCCGACCTGGATGCAGAATGCGAGCGTTACGAAGCCAAAATAGAATCGTACGGTGGCATTGAATTGTTTATGGGTGGAATGGGTGCCGATGGTCACCTGGCTTTTAATATCCCGGGGTCATCGATTCAGTCGCGCACACGTTTGGTAGATCTTAATTACGATACGATTGTGGCCAACTCACGTTTCTTCGATAACGATTTGAACCAGGTACCTAAACAGGCTTTAACTGTTGGTGTACAAACTGTGCTCGACTCGAAAGAAGTGCTGGTTTTGGTAAACGGATATAAAAAAGCCCGCGCCCTGCAAAATGTAGTGGAAAACGGAATTAACCACATGTGGACATTATCGGCCATGCAAATGCACCCTAACGGAATTATAGTTTGCGACGAAGATGCCACAATGGAACTAAAAGTAGGAACTGTAAAGTATTTTAAAGAATCAGTTTAA
- a CDS encoding ferredoxin--NADP reductase — translation MSARTKKEPALIEQVVTNNEEISPGVHVISFRRDSDFLPGQVVKIGVDTENPPRIYSICSGNQEDEIRILFNIKDDGFLTPKMAGMIPGDILYVSEPYGSFLGTNEPAWWIASGTGIAPFYAMYRSGMSENKTLIHGVRYLNQFYFEDELEWSMGKNYVRCCSQEQSCDVFPGRVTSYLEGLTELPDVKYYLCGKALMVVEVRDMLIERGVDYGNIIAEIYF, via the coding sequence ATGTCAGCAAGAACAAAAAAAGAACCCGCATTAATTGAGCAGGTCGTTACCAATAACGAAGAGATTTCGCCTGGTGTACATGTGATATCGTTTCGCAGGGATTCTGATTTTTTGCCCGGTCAGGTGGTGAAAATTGGAGTTGACACCGAGAATCCTCCCCGTATTTACAGCATTTGCAGCGGCAACCAGGAAGACGAGATTCGAATTCTGTTCAACATTAAAGACGATGGTTTTTTAACACCTAAAATGGCTGGTATGATTCCGGGCGATATTTTGTATGTATCGGAACCCTACGGAAGTTTTTTGGGTACCAATGAACCGGCCTGGTGGATTGCCTCCGGAACAGGGATCGCTCCTTTTTATGCCATGTATCGGTCGGGAATGTCGGAGAACAAAACACTAATACACGGAGTGAGGTATTTAAACCAGTTTTATTTTGAAGATGAGTTGGAGTGGTCGATGGGAAAAAATTATGTTCGTTGCTGCTCGCAGGAACAGTCGTGCGATGTTTTTCCGGGTCGGGTTACCAGCTATCTGGAGGGATTAACAGAGTTGCCCGATGTAAAATATTACCTGTGTGGAAAGGCGCTGATGGTAGTAGAAGTGCGCGATATGCTGATTGAAAGAGGTGTGGATTACGGAAATATTATTGCCGAAATTTATTTTTAG
- a CDS encoding ROK family transcriptional regulator → MEKLFKTTGNQSQAVEQKKIAQKKQILRSIYFNGPLSNSDLARQIKLSTPKINSLLLELIEDQLVTELGRGDSSGGRRPNIYGLVENGFYVVGITINVARTIISIFNSCNEEVSGPHYFPIKMSSDINLFNQVNAELEKVIKDSNIDREKILVAGLELPGLINQKEGINQTYFPEEKNLFSQLQQIFGIPVFINHDAKLRTFAEQYFGLAKGKKNVLMLQADWGLGLGIIVNGKLYTGKSGYSGEFGHLPLADNGVLCVCGKQGCLETIVSANAIARQAREGIQQGHSSLIKDLVKDDLDKIDISTVIQAANSGDQFAISLFSEVGKWLGRGMAYLIQIFNPELIIIGGQVAVASQFILAPIQQAIHTFSNRDISNETKILFSELGTKAGTMGAAAYALERISKK, encoded by the coding sequence ATGGAAAAACTATTTAAAACCACAGGAAATCAAAGTCAGGCAGTTGAGCAAAAGAAAATTGCCCAGAAAAAACAGATTCTTCGTTCAATTTATTTTAACGGCCCGCTTTCAAATTCTGATCTTGCCCGCCAAATTAAACTAAGTACACCAAAAATAAACAGCCTGCTACTCGAGCTAATTGAGGACCAATTGGTAACCGAGCTAGGACGAGGCGATTCGAGTGGTGGCCGGCGCCCGAATATTTACGGACTTGTTGAAAACGGTTTTTATGTAGTTGGAATAACCATAAATGTGGCCCGAACTATTATTTCCATTTTTAACAGCTGCAACGAGGAAGTTAGCGGCCCTCACTATTTCCCCATAAAAATGTCGTCAGACATTAACCTTTTTAACCAGGTTAATGCCGAGTTGGAGAAAGTTATCAAAGATAGTAATATCGACCGCGAAAAGATTTTAGTGGCCGGACTCGAATTACCGGGATTGATTAACCAAAAAGAAGGCATCAACCAAACCTATTTCCCTGAAGAAAAGAACCTGTTTTCGCAATTACAACAAATATTTGGTATACCGGTTTTTATCAACCACGATGCAAAATTGCGGACTTTTGCTGAACAGTATTTTGGTTTGGCGAAGGGTAAGAAAAACGTATTGATGTTGCAGGCCGACTGGGGCTTGGGACTAGGAATTATTGTTAACGGGAAGCTTTATACCGGGAAATCCGGCTATTCGGGAGAATTCGGGCACCTGCCACTGGCCGATAACGGAGTGCTTTGTGTTTGTGGAAAACAGGGCTGTTTGGAAACAATTGTTTCAGCCAACGCCATTGCACGGCAAGCCCGCGAAGGAATTCAACAGGGACATTCTTCGCTGATTAAGGACCTGGTTAAAGATGATTTAGACAAAATAGATATTTCAACAGTCATTCAGGCAGCCAATTCCGGCGACCAGTTTGCTATTTCTTTATTCTCCGAAGTAGGAAAATGGTTAGGAAGAGGAATGGCCTATCTAATCCAGATATTTAATCCTGAATTGATAATTATTGGTGGACAAGTTGCAGTGGCCAGTCAGTTTATTTTGGCGCCCATTCAACAAGCCATTCATACATTTAGCAACCGCGACATAAGCAACGAAACCAAAATCCTTTTTTCTGAATTGGGTACCAAAGCGGGAACCATGGGAGCCGCAGCTTATGCGCTGGAACGTATTTCAAAAAAATAA